The Apium graveolens cultivar Ventura chromosome 6, ASM990537v1, whole genome shotgun sequence genome contains a region encoding:
- the LOC141664894 gene encoding uncharacterized protein LOC141664894: MLSNPKARETLVLYLAVSDFAVSAVLVREENGIQLLVYYVSKRLADAETRYTSLEKLAYALILASRKLRPYFQAHKIEVRTSYPLRQVIHKPKSSDRILKWTVELGQFEVDYKTRTAIKGQTLADFVLEFPPHQEVEPGALVVIPRTKEVGLDSQNSDPWWSLFVDGASNGDGAGAEIELIGPEAHKFRRATHLAFHATNNDAEYEALINGLKLALEMKVENLNVFSDSMIVVYQINGGIKLKGQEQDFS, from the coding sequence ATGTTGTCCAACCCAAAGGCACGTGAAACTCTGGTCCTATACTTGGCCGTCTCTGACTTTGCAGTAAGTGCGGTATTGGTCCGAGAGGAGAATGGTATCCAGCTCCTGGTGTATTATGTGAGTAAAAGGCTAGCCGATGCCGAGACTCGGTATACAAGCCTCGAAAAGTTAGCATATGCTCTGATCCTAGCCTCCCGAAAGCTCAGGCCCTATTTTCAGGCGCACAAGATAGAAGTGCGAACCTCCTACCCCCTCAGACAAGTGATTCACAAACCAAAGTCTTCTGATCGAATATTAAAGTGGACGGTTGAGCTCGGCCAATTTGAGGTGGATTATAAGACAAGGACCGCAATCAAAGGCCAAACCTTGGCCGATTTTGTGCTAGAATTTCCTCCACATCAAGAAGTGGAGCCGGGAGCCCTTGTTGTCATACCCAGAACTAAAGAAGTTGGGTTGGATAGCCAAAATAGTGACCCATGGTGGAGCCTATTTGTGGATGGAGCCTCTAATGGTGATGGAGCAGGAGCCGAGATTGAGCTAATCGGTCCAGAGGCGCACAAGTTCAGACGTGCGACCCATCTGGCCTTTCAtgcaaccaacaatgatgctgaaTATGAGGCCCTGATCAACGGTCTCAAGCTAGCTCTAGAAATGAAGGTGGAGAATTTGAATGTGTTTAGTGACTCCATGATCGTGGTCTATCAGATAAACGGGGGTATCAAGCTAAAGGGCCAAGAACAGGACTTTAGCTGA